Proteins encoded by one window of Anaerolineales bacterium:
- a CDS encoding peptidylprolyl isomerase has protein sequence MNLTLYRIAASALTVRFLTRAVIGVGMFLLAVSIVGYPRLAAAQGTPDPVAATVNGQAILMSTLDHETNRRLEGLSFAGEAPPLDLPAFRAIVLETLIQQVLIEQAAAIQQITVTEAEVDAEIAVMVGIAGNRENWLAQLAADRLSEDDFRGVLRSALITQKMRDVVTANTCLAVEQVRARHILVLEESVAKALYDQLMKGGDFVALARQFSLDVTTRDVGGDLGWFARGQLLQPIVEDTAFTQPMNTFSAPVKSELGYHIIQTLERASDRPIDQETCFRLSETAFEAWLQALVTKAQIERFI, from the coding sequence TTGAATCTCACCCTTTACCGAATCGCAGCCTCAGCCTTGACCGTTCGTTTCCTAACCCGCGCCGTGATTGGGGTGGGGATGTTTCTTCTCGCTGTGTCCATTGTGGGCTATCCTCGTTTGGCGGCGGCGCAAGGGACACCTGATCCCGTTGCGGCAACGGTGAACGGACAAGCAATTTTGATGTCCACCCTCGATCACGAGACGAATCGGCGTTTGGAAGGCTTAAGTTTCGCCGGAGAAGCGCCGCCCCTTGATCTCCCCGCCTTTCGCGCTATTGTCCTAGAGACGCTCATCCAGCAGGTGTTGATTGAGCAAGCGGCAGCCATTCAGCAGATTACAGTGACGGAGGCGGAAGTGGACGCCGAAATCGCCGTGATGGTCGGTATTGCCGGAAACCGCGAAAACTGGCTGGCACAGTTGGCGGCGGATCGCCTTAGCGAGGACGATTTTCGGGGCGTTTTGCGCTCGGCGCTGATCACCCAAAAAATGCGCGATGTTGTCACAGCGAACACCTGCCTTGCGGTGGAGCAAGTTCGGGCGCGGCATATCCTCGTTCTAGAGGAAAGTGTGGCGAAAGCATTGTACGATCAACTGATGAAGGGCGGCGATTTTGTTGCCCTAGCAAGGCAGTTCTCGTTGGACGTGACGACGCGCGACGTGGGCGGCGATCTTGGTTGGTTTGCGCGGGGGCAGTTGCTTCAACCCATTGTGGAAGATACCGCCTTTACCCAACCAATGAATACATTCAGCGCCCCCGTAAAGAGCGAGTTGGGTTATCATATCATCCAGACGCTTGAACGGGCGTCAGATCGTCCTATCGATCAGGAAACATGTTTTCGCCTGAGCGAGACGGCTTTTGAGGCGTGGCTGCAAGCCCTCGTCACCAAAGCGCAGATTGAGCGGTTTATTTAG